In Hydra vulgaris chromosome 06, alternate assembly HydraT2T_AEP, a genomic segment contains:
- the LOC105844630 gene encoding uncharacterized protein LOC105844630, whose protein sequence is MFGRSFIKKILVLCICFGLVTFLLFSSRVHEDQISDGFLHHQFSKLTDQIANWIESEVLGISYEERFCKHLSVWNKSSAYPPISTVAKHLNIRNGDLIFVNGLHCGEWLIALRGLFPNVILYGVDMDSDSVQYVNKMVNGTFKQSQPFELDKLDFGRNIQFDHAIVDSVLSIYPPDWQCKTIKQMIPMLKAGGSLYIGKNFEHSGQHLHEQHLRKHSHVRLLPKCFWSKVCLLQRSDIVEVLYSKESTLLDTLQVNDIAEEKDRILIDVTMCATSVFIYKHIMVNRRSKNLLPKSKYQDNIHNHPCTYSETMNATQDKISDDIKKAVMNMKMQGLDMH, encoded by the coding sequence atgtttggtCGTtcgtttattaaaaagatattagtgTTGTGCATATGCTTTGGATTAGttacttttttgcttttttcttctCGTGTCCATGAAGATCAAATATCTGATGGGTTTCTTCATCATCAATTTAGCAAACTCACAGACCAGATTGCAAACTGGATTGAAAGTGAAGTCTTGGGAATTTCTTATGAAGAACGTTTTTGTAAGCATTTATCGGTTTGGAACAAAAGTAGTGCTTACCCACCAATAAGCACAGTTGCCAAGCATCTGAATATCCGTAATGGTGACTTGATTTTTGTTAATGGGTTGCATTGTGGTGAATGGTTAATTGCTCTTCGAGGTCTTTTTCCCAATGTTATACTTTATGGAGTTGATATGGATTCTGATTCAGTtcaatatgttaataaaatggttAATGGCACCTTTAAGCAATCCCAGCCATTTGAATTAGACAAACTAGATTTTGGAAGAAACATACAGTTCGATCATGCCATAGTAGATAGTGTTTTATCCATTTATCCTCCTGATTGGCAATGTAAAACAATCAAACAGATGATTCCAATGTTAAAAGCTGGTGGTTCTTTATACATTGGTAAAAACTTTGAACATAGTGGACAGCACTTGCATGAACAACACTTGCGAAAACACTCCCATGTTAGGCTTCTACCTAAATGCTTTTGGAGTAAAGTATGTTTACTACAGAGATCAGATATAGTAGAAGTGTTGTATTCAAAAGAGTCTACATTATTGGATACTTTACAGGTGAATGACATTGCTGAGGAGAAAGATAGGATTCTTATTGATGTTACAATGTGTGCTAcatcagtttttatttacaagCACATAATGGTAAATAGGCGTTCGAAAAATCTTCTACCTAAATCTAAATATCAGGATAATATTCATAATCATCCATGCACGTATTCAGAAACAATGAATGCAACCCAAGATAAAATAAgtgatgatattaaaaaagctgttatGAACATGAAAATGCAAGGTCTTGATATGCattaa